CGAGAATCTGCCGAGACATATCGGAGAGCTCCTCTTCACGCGACACGTGCCTTCCCTCGAGACACCCTCCGTCCATGAACTCGAGCAAGACCTGGATCTCCCCGTTGTGATCGAACATATCGTGGCATTTCACCACGTTGGCGTGGTCGACGCTGCGGAGGATCTCGATCTCGCGGCAGATCTGCCGCCTCACGTTCTCCTCGTGGTTGCCGTAGATGACCTTGAGGGCGAAGGGCTTGGAGGTGGGACGGTGTATCACTTTGTACACCGTCCCTCCCGCGCCGCTCCCGATGCGGTTCACGCGTTCTAGCTCTGACAGGCATTTCGCCGCGGAGACGTTGGTGGAGACGGCTGACGTGGGCAAGGAGGAGGTTGTGGAGGGAGGAGGAGGGAGGGGGAGAGGAACAGCGAGGGCTACGTCGCGGTTCGGGAGAGGGATGCAGAGGTCGGGACGTTTGTTACGGAAGCGGTTCTTCATCGGGGAAGGAGGGGATTGATGAATCGGTTTCATTGTTGTGTCTCTATCTATCTTGTCTTggtgtgtgtatatatagtgGCTTGTGTAGGGTTTGATTCGTGCTTTGGAGTCAGATCATATCGAAAAAAGGAAagaggaagacgaagaaggTTCAACGAATGGAATGTGGAGAGAATGAAGAGAAgttttggtttccaaaaacgaaaaaaatacgTATCTATAGGCGCGTGGGGGAGCAGCCGCGGGCTTTGGGAAGTATGAAgtatctgtgtgtgtgtgtggttcTGTGTTGTAACACGTTGACATGTTTTTGTTGTTCGGTCTATTATTGGTTGGggattgttttgttttcttttaaagcaAGAAATGATtatcaaaccaaac
The Raphanus sativus cultivar WK10039 unplaced genomic scaffold, ASM80110v3 Scaffold0505, whole genome shotgun sequence DNA segment above includes these coding regions:
- the LOC108837011 gene encoding mitogen-activated protein kinase kinase 5-like, with translation MKPIHQSPPSPMKNRFRNKRPDLCIPLPNRDVALAVPLPLPPPPSTTSSLPTSAVSTNVSAAKCLSELERVNRIGSGAGGTVYKVIHRPTSKPFALKVIYGNHEENVRRQICREIEILRSVDHANVVKCHDMFDHNGEIQVLLEFMDGGCLEGRHVSREEELSDMSRQILDGLAYLHRHHIVHRDIKPSNLLIDSGKRVKIADFGVSRILAQTMDPCNSSVGTIAYMSPERINTDLNHGRYNGYAGDVWSLGVSILEFYLGRFPFAVSRQGDWASLMCAICMSQPPEAPATASEEFRHFVSCCLQSDPPKRWSAQQLLQHPFILKSSRAPNI